One genomic region from Phycisphaerae bacterium encodes:
- a CDS encoding SDR family oxidoreductase has product MAKYELEGLFSVKGKTAAITGAAGILCGEMALALADLGMKIAILDLREEAAAELAQKVKQRGGEAMAVGCNVLKRESVEQACAKIVAAWGQVDCLINGAGGNRKDATTSPQTSFFDLPDEALKFVFELNCIGTILPSQIFGRQMAQQKHGCIINISSMAAVRPLTNVIGYSAAKGAVSNFTQWLSVHLAQNYSKDIRVNAIAPGFFLTEQNRFLLTDEKSGELTARGKTIIGHTPAGRFGDPEDLISALVWLLGPGAKFVTGTVIPVDGGFSAFGGV; this is encoded by the coding sequence ATGGCGAAGTACGAACTGGAAGGCCTGTTCAGCGTGAAGGGGAAAACCGCGGCGATCACCGGCGCAGCGGGCATCCTGTGCGGCGAGATGGCGCTGGCCCTGGCGGATTTGGGAATGAAGATCGCAATTCTCGACCTTCGGGAAGAGGCGGCGGCGGAGTTGGCCCAGAAGGTCAAGCAGCGAGGCGGCGAGGCCATGGCGGTCGGCTGCAACGTGCTCAAGCGCGAGAGCGTCGAGCAGGCCTGCGCGAAGATCGTGGCGGCTTGGGGGCAGGTGGATTGCCTGATCAACGGGGCCGGAGGCAACCGCAAGGACGCGACCACCTCGCCGCAGACGAGCTTTTTCGATCTGCCAGATGAGGCGTTGAAGTTCGTGTTTGAGCTGAACTGCATCGGGACAATCCTGCCGTCGCAGATTTTCGGCCGGCAGATGGCCCAGCAGAAGCACGGCTGCATCATCAACATCTCGTCGATGGCGGCGGTGCGGCCGCTGACCAACGTGATCGGGTATTCGGCGGCCAAGGGCGCGGTCTCGAACTTCACCCAGTGGCTTTCCGTGCACCTGGCCCAGAATTACTCGAAGGACATCCGCGTCAACGCGATCGCGCCGGGGTTCTTCCTGACCGAGCAGAACCGGTTCCTCCTGACCGATGAGAAGAGCGGCGAGCTGACCGCGCGGGGCAAGACGATCATCGGCCACACACCGGCTGGTCGGTTCGGCGATCCGGAGGACCTGATCTCCGCGCTGGTCTGGCTGCTGGGGCCGGGCGCCAAATTCGTCACCGGCACGGTGATCCCAGTCGACGGCGGTTTCTCGGCGTTCGGCGGCGTTTAG